In a single window of the Acinetobacter tibetensis genome:
- the hemF gene encoding oxygen-dependent coproporphyrinogen oxidase, whose product MQHPTSTDIQRVRDFLLDLQARICASLEQQERAGGGTAEFVIDDWQRPEGGGGRSRVLQNGTVIEKGGVMFSHINISKLPASATERHPSIAGAKAQAMGVSLVIHPKNPNVPTSHANVRLFVAEPEGQDPIWWFGGGFDLTPFYPNDEDVLSWHQTAYDLCAPFGEGVYAEHKKWCDDYFYLKHRDEQRGVGGLFFDDLNQWDFETCFNYIQAVGNGYLNAILPIFQKNQDKPYTEAQREFQLYRRGRYVEYNLVYDRGTLFGLQTGGRIESILVSLPNLAGWSYRPEWEADSAEKKLTDYYLKPQDWLNLRK is encoded by the coding sequence ATGCAGCATCCAACGTCCACAGATATTCAACGTGTTCGTGATTTTCTTCTCGATTTACAAGCCCGTATTTGCGCCAGTCTAGAACAACAAGAACGTGCTGGTGGTGGAACCGCTGAATTTGTGATTGATGATTGGCAACGCCCTGAAGGCGGTGGCGGACGTTCACGCGTATTACAAAATGGTACGGTGATTGAAAAAGGCGGCGTGATGTTCTCACACATCAACATTTCCAAACTGCCTGCTTCTGCCACCGAACGTCATCCTTCGATTGCAGGTGCAAAAGCGCAAGCCATGGGCGTGTCTTTAGTGATTCATCCTAAAAACCCGAATGTGCCGACTTCACATGCCAATGTCCGTTTATTTGTGGCAGAGCCTGAAGGACAAGACCCGATTTGGTGGTTCGGAGGGGGCTTTGATCTCACCCCATTTTATCCTAATGATGAAGATGTACTGTCTTGGCATCAAACGGCGTATGACTTATGTGCTCCATTTGGTGAGGGTGTCTATGCCGAGCATAAAAAATGGTGTGATGACTATTTCTATTTAAAGCATCGTGATGAACAACGCGGTGTTGGTGGATTATTCTTTGATGATTTAAATCAATGGGACTTTGAAACCTGTTTTAACTACATTCAAGCCGTGGGCAATGGTTACCTAAACGCGATCTTGCCAATTTTCCAAAAGAATCAAGATAAACCTTATACTGAAGCACAACGTGAATTTCAGCTTTACCGTCGTGGTCGTTATGTAGAATACAATCTGGTTTATGACCGCGGTACATTATTTGGGCTACAAACAGGTGGACGAATTGAATCGATTTTGGTCAGTTTGCCTAATTTAGCTGGTTGGTCATATCGCCCTGAATGGGAGGCAGACTCTGCCGAGAAAAAACTCACGGATTATTATTTAAAGCCACAAGATTGGCTCAATCTACGCAAATAG
- the dxs gene encoding 1-deoxy-D-xylulose-5-phosphate synthase has translation MLYTEIPTQRPVTPLLDTIDHPQQLRLLARDQLPQVADELRQFILYAAGQSGGHFGANLGVIELTVALHYCFNTPDDRLIWDVGHQAYPHKALTGRRELLTTIRAKDGLAAFPAREESIFDTFGVGHSSTAISAGLGMALARRYQQNPCDVVAIVGDGAMTAGMAFEAMNDAVAHNADLMVVLNDNDMSISCSTGGFAKHLAAIWESGQSVHISEQGEAYVQPHPKWSYNSRLHQSATEAADNLFKAIGFDYFGPFDGHNVKELAHVFEALKKRSGPRLIHVYTKKGKGFAAAEAEQIKYHAISKINAKVTPQTAPKYSDVFGQWLCDQAAQDSRLLAITPAMCEGSGMVKFAQQYPERFFDVAIAEQHAVTLAAGMACEGLKPVVAIYSTFLQRGYDQLIHDVALQNLDVTFGIDRAGLVGEDGPTHAGAYDYAFMRTVPNMVIMAPKDENECRQMLHTAYLYPGPAAVRYPRGNGLGVEIQQHMTELEIGRAEIILQLNETADEQISILAFGSRVAASVEAAHRLAQQLDVGVRVVNMRFVKPLDEQMLSNLADQTQLFVTVEEHAVMAGAGSAVNEYLAQAQIVKPMLNLGLADNFMHQATHNQMLQQAGLDAQGIVKSIESVWLKLVQNIS, from the coding sequence ATGTTGTATACAGAAATACCAACTCAACGCCCTGTAACACCGTTGCTGGATACGATCGATCATCCACAACAACTGCGTTTGCTCGCGCGTGATCAACTACCACAAGTGGCGGATGAGTTACGTCAATTTATTTTGTATGCAGCTGGGCAAAGCGGCGGACATTTTGGCGCAAACTTGGGTGTCATTGAGCTAACAGTTGCCCTACATTATTGTTTTAACACGCCAGATGATCGCCTAATTTGGGATGTGGGGCATCAAGCCTATCCGCATAAAGCTTTAACAGGTCGTCGTGAGCTACTAACGACCATTCGGGCTAAAGATGGTTTGGCGGCATTTCCTGCGCGTGAAGAATCGATTTTTGATACTTTTGGGGTAGGCCACTCATCTACTGCAATTTCAGCGGGTCTGGGAATGGCCTTAGCACGTCGCTATCAACAAAATCCTTGTGATGTGGTCGCGATTGTGGGTGATGGTGCAATGACTGCTGGAATGGCCTTTGAAGCCATGAATGATGCAGTTGCTCACAATGCTGACTTGATGGTGGTGCTCAACGACAACGATATGTCGATTTCATGTAGTACGGGTGGTTTTGCCAAACATTTGGCTGCCATTTGGGAAAGTGGTCAGTCGGTACATATTTCAGAACAAGGTGAAGCCTATGTTCAGCCGCATCCAAAATGGTCGTACAATTCACGGTTGCATCAATCCGCAACGGAAGCTGCGGACAATCTATTTAAAGCGATTGGTTTTGATTATTTTGGACCCTTTGATGGTCATAATGTCAAAGAATTGGCACATGTATTTGAAGCTTTGAAAAAGCGTAGTGGCCCACGTTTAATTCACGTTTATACCAAAAAAGGCAAAGGCTTTGCAGCTGCCGAAGCAGAACAAATTAAATACCATGCCATTAGCAAAATAAATGCCAAGGTAACGCCGCAAACCGCGCCTAAATATTCAGATGTATTTGGTCAATGGTTGTGTGACCAAGCGGCACAAGATTCGCGTTTACTGGCAATTACCCCTGCCATGTGTGAAGGTTCTGGCATGGTCAAGTTTGCGCAGCAATATCCAGAACGTTTCTTTGATGTGGCGATTGCGGAACAGCATGCGGTGACTTTAGCTGCGGGCATGGCCTGTGAAGGTTTAAAACCTGTAGTCGCGATTTATTCGACTTTCTTGCAGCGCGGTTATGATCAGTTGATTCATGACGTGGCATTACAAAATTTGGATGTGACGTTCGGTATTGACCGTGCAGGTCTGGTGGGCGAGGATGGCCCGACCCACGCAGGTGCCTATGACTATGCCTTTATGCGTACTGTACCGAATATGGTGATTATGGCGCCGAAAGATGAAAATGAATGTCGTCAAATGTTGCATACCGCCTATTTATATCCAGGACCCGCTGCGGTACGTTATCCGCGAGGCAATGGCTTAGGGGTAGAAATACAACAGCACATGACTGAGCTTGAAATTGGCCGCGCTGAAATCATTTTGCAATTGAATGAAACTGCCGATGAACAAATCAGTATTTTGGCCTTTGGTAGTCGTGTTGCTGCATCTGTAGAAGCCGCACATCGTCTGGCACAGCAACTGGATGTTGGCGTGCGTGTGGTCAATATGCGCTTTGTGAAACCTTTAGATGAACAGATGTTGTCAAACTTGGCCGATCAAACACAATTGTTTGTCACCGTGGAAGAACATGCGGTGATGGCTGGTGCGGGTAGTGCAGTCAATGAATATTTGGCACAAGCACAGATTGTTAAGCCGATGCTGAATTTAGGTTTGGCAGATAACTTTATGCATCAGGCAACACACAATCAGATGTTGCAGCAAGCAGGCTTGGATGCACAAGGTATTGTTAAATCAATAGAATCTGTATGGTTAAAGCTTGTGCAAAATATAAGCTGA
- a CDS encoding outer membrane lipid asymmetry maintenance protein MlaD encodes MKSRASELAVGLFVIVFGVALFFLAMKVSGLVGTNLRDAYSMTAQFDNVNGLKPRAKVTMSGVTIGRVTDITLDPVTRLATVHFELDGKLTSFNAEQLKTVENNALDELRYSTEYTEATPAKQKEMEQQLIANMKSITSIDEDAYIMVATNGLLGEKYLKVVPGGGLNYVKRGASIANTQGTMDLEDLISKFITAGAGKSSTPSAEAEAPTDKTDAEPAFVE; translated from the coding sequence ATGAAATCACGTGCAAGTGAGCTGGCCGTAGGATTATTTGTCATTGTCTTCGGTGTTGCATTGTTTTTCTTGGCAATGAAAGTGAGTGGCTTAGTTGGCACCAACTTACGTGATGCGTATAGCATGACGGCACAATTTGATAATGTGAATGGCTTAAAGCCTCGTGCTAAAGTTACCATGAGTGGTGTGACCATTGGTCGTGTGACGGATATTACCTTAGATCCTGTTACGCGTTTGGCAACCGTGCATTTTGAGTTAGATGGTAAGTTAACGTCTTTTAATGCAGAGCAGTTGAAGACGGTTGAAAACAATGCGTTGGATGAGTTGCGCTATAGCACAGAATATACGGAAGCTACACCAGCGAAACAAAAAGAAATGGAACAGCAACTTATTGCGAACATGAAATCCATCACCAGTATTGATGAAGATGCTTACATAATGGTAGCAACCAATGGTTTGTTGGGTGAGAAGTATTTGAAAGTTGTTCCGGGTGGTGGCTTGAATTATGTTAAGCGCGGTGCATCCATTGCCAATACTCAAGGTACGATGGATCTTGAAGATTTGATTAGTAAATTTATTACAGCAGGTGCAGGTAAGTCATCGACTCCATCGGCAGAAGCTGAGGCACCAACTGACAAAACAGATGCTGAACCAGCATTTGTTGAATAA
- the ribA gene encoding GTP cyclohydrolase II, with protein sequence MPIEFVATSRLPTAFGEFKITVFQDPKTGEEHVALSKGLDTPPTGPVLVRIHSECLTGDAFASLKCDCGPQLQATQKLINEVGQGVILYLRQEGRGIGLTNKIRAYALQDQGHDTVDANLMLNLPADARRYDMCSIMLDHLNIKEVRLVTNNPLKIKALTDLGINVIDRVPLTVGLNPFNEDYLKTKHERMAHMYKKDDF encoded by the coding sequence GTGCCTATAGAATTTGTCGCAACGTCTCGCCTTCCCACTGCTTTTGGTGAATTTAAAATTACGGTCTTCCAAGACCCGAAAACGGGTGAAGAACATGTGGCGCTCTCTAAAGGACTCGATACACCACCAACGGGTCCAGTATTGGTTCGTATTCACTCGGAATGTTTGACTGGCGATGCTTTCGCCTCATTAAAATGTGACTGTGGCCCACAATTACAAGCCACCCAGAAACTGATTAATGAAGTAGGACAAGGCGTCATTCTCTACTTGCGTCAGGAAGGTCGTGGCATTGGTCTTACCAATAAAATACGTGCCTATGCCCTGCAAGATCAAGGACATGACACCGTTGATGCCAACCTCATGCTGAATTTACCTGCTGATGCACGTCGCTATGATATGTGTAGCATTATGTTGGATCATCTGAATATTAAAGAAGTCCGCTTAGTGACCAATAATCCACTCAAAATTAAAGCATTAACCGATCTTGGCATTAATGTGATTGATCGCGTGCCGTTAACGGTGGGTTTAAATCCGTTCAATGAAGATTATTTAAAAACTAAACACGAACGCATGGCACACATGTATAAAAAGGATGACTTTTAA
- the hemN gene encoding oxygen-independent coproporphyrinogen III oxidase — protein sequence MTQANSLIQKYNVAGPRYTSYPTVPYWEEQDFSLAQWKQSLKRAFNESNAREGMSLYIHLPFCESLCTFCGCHKRVTKKHEMEQPYIQAVLKEWDLYCQLLVEKPIIKEIHLGGGTPTFFSVEHLTQLIQGILVQAEIAEEYEFSFEGHPNNTTREHLQALYDLGFRRVSYGVQDYNEKVQKAIHRIQPFAHVQQVTDWAREIGYTSISHDLVFGLPFQDLADVLHTIDQTNLLRPDRLAFYSYAYVPWIKGNGQRGFKDHDVPKDDLKRQLYEEGKKKLLAQGYYEIGMDHFALSHDKMYQAFQQANLHRNFMGYTSSKTQVMIGLGLSSISDSWYSFAQNEKTLEDYYARLEQNEIPVYRGHILSNEDLVIRQHILNLMCTFTTSWQGQAQTFPELPQVLQQLEEMQKDGLLTIEADHIQITEQGKPFVRNICMAFDLRLSRKMPNNRIFSMTI from the coding sequence ATGACTCAAGCCAATTCCCTTATTCAAAAGTACAATGTTGCAGGTCCACGCTATACCAGTTATCCAACTGTGCCGTATTGGGAAGAGCAAGATTTTAGTTTGGCGCAATGGAAGCAAAGCCTAAAACGGGCATTTAATGAATCTAATGCCCGTGAAGGTATGAGTTTGTATATCCATCTGCCATTTTGTGAAAGCCTATGTACCTTTTGTGGATGCCATAAACGCGTCACCAAAAAGCATGAGATGGAGCAGCCTTACATCCAAGCGGTGTTAAAAGAATGGGACCTGTACTGTCAATTATTGGTGGAAAAACCCATCATCAAAGAAATTCATTTGGGCGGTGGCACACCGACTTTCTTTTCGGTCGAACATTTAACCCAACTGATTCAAGGCATTTTGGTGCAAGCGGAAATCGCGGAAGAGTACGAATTTAGTTTTGAAGGGCATCCGAACAATACCACGCGAGAACATTTACAAGCTTTGTACGACTTGGGCTTTCGCCGTGTTAGTTATGGGGTGCAGGATTATAACGAAAAGGTGCAAAAAGCTATTCATCGCATTCAACCCTTTGCCCATGTACAACAAGTGACGGATTGGGCGCGGGAAATAGGTTATACCTCTATCTCGCATGATTTGGTTTTTGGTTTGCCTTTTCAAGATTTAGCCGATGTATTACACACCATTGATCAAACCAATCTGTTACGTCCAGATCGCTTGGCATTTTATAGTTATGCGTATGTGCCTTGGATTAAGGGCAACGGACAACGCGGTTTTAAAGATCACGATGTACCGAAAGATGACTTAAAGCGTCAGCTCTATGAAGAGGGCAAGAAAAAACTGCTGGCACAGGGATATTATGAAATTGGGATGGATCATTTTGCTTTGTCACACGACAAAATGTATCAAGCCTTTCAACAAGCCAATTTGCACCGTAATTTTATGGGGTATACCTCATCGAAAACCCAAGTCATGATTGGCTTGGGACTTTCATCCATCAGTGATAGCTGGTACAGCTTTGCGCAAAATGAAAAGACTTTAGAAGATTATTACGCACGTTTAGAACAGAATGAAATCCCTGTCTATCGTGGGCATATTTTAAGCAATGAAGACTTGGTCATTCGGCAACATATTCTGAATTTAATGTGTACCTTTACGACGTCATGGCAGGGTCAAGCTCAGACATTTCCTGAATTACCGCAGGTGTTACAACAACTGGAAGAAATGCAAAAAGATGGTTTGTTAACGATTGAGGCCGATCACATACAGATTACCGAGCAAGGCAAACCTTTTGTTCGAAATATTTGTATGGCGTTTGATTTACGTTTAAGTCGGAAAATGCCGAATAATCGTATTTTCTCAATGACCATCTAG
- a CDS encoding MlaC/ttg2D family ABC transporter substrate-binding protein, whose amino-acid sequence MNMLLKQTLTASILSTMIAGTAFAAPTEAPPAFIKRVADGLIGRLKADHAKLQNNPTAVKAIVRQNLDPYVDSQAFTRIVMGTYATNQYSTAAQRAQFEKNFRETLIENYGTAFAKFSNQTYTVRPYKATGSANPVVTIDFNNNGEKIPVSFQLADKGSQWKIRNINVSGIDLGLQFRNQFAATVKRNGGNLDKAIANFEPDADAAVKKK is encoded by the coding sequence GTGAATATGTTGTTGAAACAAACATTAACGGCAAGCATTTTATCAACCATGATTGCAGGTACTGCATTTGCTGCGCCAACTGAAGCTCCTCCTGCATTTATTAAGCGTGTGGCGGATGGTTTAATTGGTCGCTTAAAAGCAGACCATGCAAAATTGCAAAATAACCCAACGGCAGTAAAAGCCATTGTACGTCAAAACTTAGACCCATATGTGGATTCACAAGCGTTCACTCGTATTGTCATGGGGACTTATGCAACCAATCAGTACAGTACAGCAGCACAACGTGCACAGTTTGAAAAGAACTTTCGCGAAACACTGATTGAAAATTATGGCACTGCATTTGCGAAATTCAGTAACCAAACCTACACTGTTCGCCCTTATAAAGCGACTGGTAGCGCTAACCCTGTTGTGACCATTGACTTTAATAACAACGGTGAAAAGATTCCTGTATCGTTCCAGTTGGCGGATAAAGGTAGCCAATGGAAGATTCGTAACATCAACGTTTCTGGTATTGATTTAGGTCTACAATTCCGTAATCAGTTCGCAGCGACAGTTAAACGTAATGGTGGTAATCTGGATAAAGCGATTGCTAACTTTGAACCAGATGCTGATGCAGCTGTAAAGAAAAAATAA
- a CDS encoding ABC transporter ATP-binding protein has translation MNNQAPLENSALIEVKDLSFKRGERIIYEQVSLKIRRGQITAIMGPSGTGKTTLLRLIGGQLTPDHGQVLLDGKDIGQMSRHELFAARARMGMLFQSGALFTDMSVYENVAFPLRAHTQLPEHLIAELVALKLEAVGLRGTEQLMPSELSGGMNRRVALARAIALDPELIMYDEPFAGQDPIVKGVLTRLIRSLREALELTTIIVSHDVSETLSIADYIYVVAEGKVQGEGTPAELQANASPFVRQFLTGAAEGPVEYQFSHQAYLAGEVGS, from the coding sequence ATGAATAATCAAGCACCCCTTGAAAATTCAGCTTTGATTGAAGTCAAAGATCTGAGTTTTAAGCGAGGGGAACGAATCATTTATGAACAAGTCAGTCTGAAGATTCGACGTGGTCAGATTACCGCCATTATGGGGCCATCTGGAACAGGTAAAACTACACTGCTACGTTTAATTGGGGGACAATTGACCCCAGATCATGGGCAAGTGCTACTTGACGGTAAAGATATTGGGCAGATGTCGCGACATGAGTTGTTTGCGGCACGGGCGCGTATGGGCATGTTGTTTCAAAGCGGTGCTTTATTTACCGATATGAGCGTTTATGAAAACGTTGCATTTCCTTTACGTGCACATACCCAATTACCTGAGCATTTGATTGCAGAATTGGTCGCACTAAAGTTGGAAGCGGTAGGGTTGCGTGGAACAGAGCAACTCATGCCTTCTGAGCTTTCGGGTGGGATGAACCGACGTGTAGCATTGGCACGTGCCATTGCATTAGATCCAGAATTAATTATGTATGATGAGCCTTTTGCTGGTCAGGACCCGATTGTTAAAGGGGTGCTCACGCGATTAATTCGTTCTTTGCGTGAGGCATTAGAGCTAACCACAATTATTGTATCGCATGATGTGTCAGAGACCCTCTCCATTGCAGATTATATTTATGTCGTTGCAGAAGGGAAGGTGCAAGGTGAAGGCACACCAGCAGAGTTGCAAGCCAATGCATCGCCATTTGTACGTCAGTTTCTTACGGGGGCTGCTGAAGGTCCTGTAGAGTATCAGTTTAGTCATCAAGCGTATTTGGCAGGCGAGGTTGGTTCATGA
- a CDS encoding inositol monophosphatase family protein, with amino-acid sequence MEPMVVMAARAAQTVGQELLKAHQNRHKLDLQVEEKGIDGPVTRVDRYLEQLTIDTLRKSYKNHSFLGEEFGLQEGKGHDADWCWIIDPLDGTLNFINGVPHFCISIAVQHKGITQHGVIYDPVKDELFSASRGRGAMMNQRRIRVNVKDSLENTFMSVGHAYRAKRNGEVISYAKNHFASLLNVTEAGAQYRRTGSAALDLAYVAAGRFDAYFELGLKPWDIAAGELIVKEAGGTVVDARGGSDSMENGQVLACSMKMLKPLMQAVVPAWGEAAK; translated from the coding sequence ATGGAACCTATGGTGGTGATGGCTGCGCGTGCGGCTCAAACAGTCGGTCAAGAGCTTTTAAAAGCGCATCAAAATCGTCATAAACTTGATCTACAAGTCGAAGAAAAAGGAATTGATGGACCAGTAACGCGTGTAGACCGTTATTTGGAACAATTGACCATCGATACGCTACGTAAAAGCTATAAAAACCACAGTTTCCTTGGTGAAGAGTTTGGTCTTCAAGAAGGCAAAGGTCACGACGCAGATTGGTGTTGGATCATTGACCCACTTGATGGCACCTTAAACTTCATTAATGGTGTTCCTCACTTCTGTATCTCTATTGCAGTTCAACATAAAGGCATTACTCAACACGGCGTAATTTACGACCCTGTGAAAGATGAATTGTTCTCTGCAAGTCGTGGTCGTGGTGCCATGATGAACCAACGTCGTATTCGTGTAAATGTGAAAGACAGCCTTGAAAATACATTCATGTCTGTGGGACATGCTTACCGCGCAAAACGTAATGGTGAAGTGATTTCTTATGCAAAAAATCATTTTGCTTCATTGTTAAATGTAACTGAAGCTGGTGCGCAATACCGTCGTACAGGTTCAGCAGCATTAGATTTGGCGTATGTAGCAGCAGGTCGTTTCGATGCTTATTTCGAACTCGGCTTAAAGCCTTGGGATATCGCAGCAGGCGAGTTGATTGTGAAAGAAGCGGGCGGTACTGTGGTTGATGCGCGTGGTGGCAGCGACTCTATGGAAAATGGTCAAGTACTTGCATGTTCAATGAAAATGTTAAAGCCATTAATGCAGGCTGTAGTGCCAGCATGGGGCGAAGCTGCAAAGTAG
- a CDS encoding DEAD/DEAH box helicase has protein sequence MSKTFADFPLHESLQQALQSLGFTSPTPVQEQSIPAALEGKDLLVSSQTGSGKTAAFLLPTLNALAAQETFVPFKERMKAITQPNILVLCPTRELAQQVSQDAIGFVRHMKGARIAAIMGGMPFGKQIQQLKGAQVVVATPGRLLDLVNRRQIKLDQVDALIVDEADRMLDLGFSEDLEAISDLAANRKQTLMFSATFAGRIITLAERMMNDPQRIAIETGHSTNTDITQTLHWTDGFEHKKKLLTHWLNAEDVDQAVVFASTQEDTDMLAEELAEAGLSVVALHGAMPQTVRNRRLRSIREGRAKILVATDVAARGLDVPTISHVINFGLPMKNEDYVHRIGRTGRAGRTGKAITLATYRERGKIRALEDFLDARLNVSEIEGLEPSPPPARGSRDGGGRGRDGGGRGRGGFGGGRGRDGGGRSRFEGESNFKRREGGDDRPRRSYDDKPRGERPAFGGEERPRREFNNDRPRREGGFGDRPQRSFDDRPKRDFGDRPAPRREGGFGDRPQRSFDDRPKRDFGDRPAPRREGGFNDKPRFESNDDNRGNRVDYKPRREGSFGDRPKRDFGDRPAPRREGGFGDRPQRSFGDDRPKRTFGGEDRPKRTFGGEDRPKREFNSDRPRTEGGFDRPRRKFND, from the coding sequence ATGAGCAAAACTTTTGCTGATTTTCCTTTACATGAATCGTTACAACAAGCTTTACAAAGCCTAGGTTTTACTTCTCCTACGCCTGTACAGGAACAATCGATTCCTGCAGCTTTAGAAGGTAAAGACCTTTTAGTATCTAGCCAAACAGGTTCAGGTAAAACTGCGGCGTTCTTACTTCCAACGTTAAACGCACTTGCAGCCCAAGAGACTTTCGTTCCGTTCAAAGAACGTATGAAAGCAATTACTCAACCAAATATTTTGGTTCTTTGCCCAACTCGTGAGTTGGCGCAGCAAGTAAGCCAAGACGCGATTGGATTTGTTCGTCACATGAAAGGTGCACGTATTGCAGCGATCATGGGTGGTATGCCGTTTGGTAAGCAAATCCAACAGTTAAAAGGTGCACAAGTTGTTGTTGCAACACCAGGTCGTTTACTTGACCTTGTAAACCGTCGTCAAATTAAATTAGACCAAGTTGATGCGCTTATTGTTGACGAAGCAGACCGTATGCTTGATTTAGGTTTCTCTGAAGACTTAGAAGCAATCAGCGATCTTGCTGCAAACCGTAAACAGACTTTAATGTTCTCTGCAACATTTGCTGGTCGTATCATTACACTTGCTGAACGCATGATGAATGATCCACAACGTATTGCAATCGAAACTGGTCACTCTACAAACACTGACATCACTCAAACTTTGCATTGGACTGATGGCTTTGAACACAAGAAAAAATTACTTACTCATTGGTTAAACGCTGAAGACGTTGATCAAGCTGTAGTATTTGCTTCTACTCAAGAAGACACAGATATGTTGGCTGAAGAACTTGCTGAAGCAGGTTTATCAGTTGTAGCGCTTCATGGTGCTATGCCACAAACTGTACGTAACCGTCGTTTACGTAGCATTCGTGAAGGTCGTGCAAAAATCTTAGTTGCAACAGACGTTGCTGCTCGTGGTCTTGATGTACCAACAATTTCTCACGTAATTAACTTTGGTCTTCCTATGAAGAACGAAGATTATGTACACCGTATTGGTCGTACAGGTCGTGCGGGTCGTACAGGTAAAGCAATTACACTTGCAACTTACCGTGAACGCGGCAAGATCCGTGCTTTAGAAGACTTCTTAGATGCTCGTTTAAACGTATCTGAGATTGAAGGTCTTGAGCCATCTCCACCTCCTGCACGCGGTAGTCGTGATGGCGGCGGTCGTGGTCGTGATGGCGGTGGTCGTGGTCGTGGCGGTTTCGGCGGTGGTCGTGGTCGTGATGGCGGTGGTCGTAGCCGTTTTGAAGGCGAAAGCAATTTTAAACGTCGTGAAGGCGGTGATGATCGTCCACGTCGTAGCTACGATGACAAACCACGTGGCGAACGTCCTGCTTTTGGCGGTGAAGAGCGTCCACGTCGTGAGTTTAATAATGATCGTCCACGTCGTGAAGGCGGTTTCGGTGATCGTCCACAACGTTCTTTTGATGACCGTCCAAAGCGTGATTTTGGTGATCGTCCAGCGCCACGTCGTGAAGGCGGTTTCGGTGATCGTCCGCAACGTTCTTTTGATGACCGTCCAAAGCGTGATTTTGGTGATCGTCCAGCGCCACGTCGTGAAGGCGGTTTCAACGATAAGCCACGTTTTGAGTCGAATGATGACAACCGCGGTAACCGTGTAGACTACAAACCACGTCGTGAAGGTTCTTTTGGTGACCGTCCAAAACGTGATTTTGGTGATCGTCCAGCACCACGTCGTGAAGGTGGTTTTGGCGACCGTCCACAACGTTCGTTTGGTGATGACCGTCCAAAACGTACTTTCGGTGGTGAAGATCGTCCTAAGCGCACTTTCGGTGGTGAAGACCGTCCAAAGCGTGAATTTAATTCAGATCGTCCACGCACTGAAGGTGGTTTTGACCGCCCACGTCGTAAGTTCAACGACTAA
- the mlaE gene encoding lipid asymmetry maintenance ABC transporter permease subunit MlaE — translation MNAIASLGRRVIQSVQGVGVATIMLLQILCSMPTWLGVKLFVYQMYRVGVMSLLIISVSGLFIGLVLGLQGYSILVNIGSEAMLGTMVSLTLLRELAPVVAALLFAGRAGSALTAEIGLMKATEQLSSMEMIGVDPLKRIVSPRLWAGIFSLPMLSVVFAAIGIIGGKMVGVDFLGVDEGSFWSGMQSNVQFYKDIFNGTIIKSIVFAILCTWIAVYQGYTCVPTSEGIATSTTRTVVYSSLCVLGFDFVLTAVMFGGV, via the coding sequence ATGAATGCTATTGCCTCATTAGGTAGACGCGTTATTCAAAGTGTTCAGGGTGTCGGTGTTGCAACCATTATGTTGTTGCAAATTCTATGCTCCATGCCGACATGGTTAGGCGTCAAACTGTTTGTTTACCAAATGTACCGTGTCGGGGTGATGTCCTTACTGATTATTTCGGTGTCAGGTTTGTTCATCGGTTTGGTTTTAGGCCTACAAGGTTATTCCATTTTGGTCAACATTGGTTCAGAAGCCATGTTGGGTACCATGGTGTCGTTAACCCTATTGCGCGAATTGGCCCCTGTGGTTGCAGCATTATTGTTTGCTGGGCGTGCAGGCTCTGCACTGACCGCAGAAATTGGGTTAATGAAAGCCACTGAACAATTGTCCAGTATGGAAATGATCGGGGTTGATCCCTTAAAACGTATTGTTTCACCACGTTTATGGGCTGGGATTTTTAGCTTGCCGATGTTGAGTGTGGTGTTTGCTGCGATTGGTATTATTGGCGGTAAAATGGTCGGCGTAGATTTTCTGGGCGTAGATGAAGGTTCTTTCTGGAGTGGCATGCAAAGTAATGTGCAATTCTATAAAGATATCTTTAATGGCACGATTATTAAGAGTATTGTTTTTGCCATTTTGTGTACTTGGATTGCGGTCTATCAAGGTTATACCTGTGTACCGACATCGGAAGGCATTGCGACATCCACAACGCGTACCGTGGTGTATTCATCGCTTTGTGTATTAGGTTTTGATTTTGTGTTGACTGCGGTCATGTTCGGAGGGGTTTAA